From one Flavobacteriales bacterium genomic stretch:
- a CDS encoding TonB-dependent receptor, protein MVPLNTLSQQVMVVDATTLAPLEAATLHHASTGASAITDARGRADISAFTGADSIRFRMIGYESRVLSYQHVLAMGNRVGMSALPIRLDAFVVSANRWEQERARVPDQITVITSREVANNNPGTAADLLQQSGEVFVQKSQLGGGSPMLRGFGANRVLIVVDGVRMNNAIYRAGNLQNVISVDANAIDRAEVIHGPGAVTYGSDAIGGVLDFHLLRPRFSPDSSLLLRGGAMARYGSSANEMGGNIHFGLGSRKLAFVGSVSFTRFGDLRMGSNGPEDYQRPWYVARINDVDSMVVNDDPDLQVGSGYDNISLFGKLALKPVESLELGAYVYHSTTSDVPRYDRLIELEQNGLPRSAEWYYGPQEWTMGSFTAKHAAKRGPWSTARLSIAYQDYTESRNDRSFRNANKRTQTESVSGIYMNLDLEKDLSARTQVLYGAEHVTNAIGSKGIRVNRTSGAETTISSRYPDGSKWNAGSAYLGAMHDANDRLTLSAGARYNWSALQCTFDTSLFAYPATSASLSNCAVTGNLGASYRPGKDWKFSIDLSSGFRAPNIDDIGKVFDSEPGAVIVPNPDLEAEYAYSADIGIEKSFGEKVRLQSHAYQVLLDNAMVRRPFTLNGSDSIAYEGEPSRVDAIQNAAQARVIGISLGIDARIAKNLTLDARYNWQDGVEQDDASTTDVPLRHAPPPFGQAGITWERKKVRAQVFVQFSSGFTFDELPPSEQAKLPIYALDAQGRPHSPSWHTLNVRASYHVSKVVQASGSVENITDQRYRPYSSGISAPGRNFMIALRARF, encoded by the coding sequence ATGGTTCCGTTGAATACCTTGAGTCAGCAGGTCATGGTGGTCGATGCCACCACGCTGGCCCCGCTCGAAGCGGCGACCCTGCATCATGCCAGCACGGGCGCATCGGCCATCACGGATGCACGCGGTCGCGCCGATATCAGCGCTTTCACTGGCGCTGATTCCATCCGGTTCCGCATGATCGGATATGAGTCACGTGTGCTCAGCTACCAGCATGTGCTCGCCATGGGCAATCGGGTCGGCATGTCAGCGCTGCCCATCAGGCTCGATGCCTTCGTGGTGAGCGCCAACCGCTGGGAACAGGAGCGCGCGCGCGTGCCCGACCAGATCACGGTGATCACCTCGCGGGAAGTCGCCAATAACAATCCCGGAACGGCAGCCGATCTGTTGCAGCAGAGCGGCGAGGTCTTCGTGCAGAAGAGCCAGCTGGGCGGCGGCAGTCCCATGCTGCGTGGCTTCGGAGCCAACCGCGTGCTCATCGTGGTTGACGGCGTGCGCATGAACAACGCCATCTATCGCGCAGGCAACTTGCAGAACGTGATCAGCGTGGATGCCAATGCGATCGACCGTGCGGAGGTGATCCACGGGCCCGGCGCCGTGACCTATGGAAGCGATGCCATCGGCGGGGTGCTGGACTTCCACCTGCTTCGTCCGCGATTCAGCCCGGATAGCAGCTTGCTCTTGCGTGGCGGCGCCATGGCCCGCTATGGCTCGTCGGCCAATGAGATGGGCGGGAATATTCACTTCGGCCTTGGGAGTCGCAAGCTGGCATTCGTCGGCAGCGTGTCCTTCACGCGCTTCGGCGACCTGCGCATGGGCAGCAACGGCCCCGAGGATTATCAGCGGCCGTGGTATGTGGCACGCATCAATGATGTGGATTCCATGGTGGTGAATGACGACCCGGACCTGCAAGTGGGCAGCGGCTACGACAACATCAGCCTCTTTGGCAAGCTGGCCCTCAAGCCTGTGGAATCCTTGGAATTGGGAGCGTACGTGTATCACAGCACCACGAGCGATGTGCCGCGTTACGATCGATTGATCGAGCTGGAGCAGAATGGGCTTCCACGCAGTGCGGAGTGGTATTACGGCCCGCAGGAATGGACGATGGGCAGCTTCACCGCGAAGCACGCGGCGAAACGCGGACCCTGGAGCACCGCGCGGCTCTCCATCGCCTACCAGGACTACACGGAGAGCCGCAACGACCGCAGCTTCCGCAACGCGAACAAGCGAACACAGACCGAAAGCGTGAGCGGCATCTACATGAATCTGGATCTGGAGAAGGACCTGAGCGCGCGTACGCAGGTGCTTTACGGTGCGGAGCACGTCACGAATGCTATCGGGTCGAAGGGTATCCGCGTGAACCGGACCAGCGGCGCGGAGACGACCATCAGTTCACGCTATCCGGATGGTTCCAAGTGGAACGCGGGATCGGCCTACCTCGGAGCCATGCACGATGCCAACGACCGCTTGACGCTCTCCGCTGGTGCGCGATACAACTGGTCGGCGCTGCAATGCACCTTCGACACCTCGCTCTTCGCGTACCCGGCCACAAGCGCGAGCTTGAGCAACTGCGCGGTCACGGGCAATCTGGGCGCGTCCTACCGCCCGGGCAAGGACTGGAAGTTTTCTATCGATTTGAGCTCAGGCTTCCGCGCACCGAACATCGACGACATCGGCAAGGTGTTCGACAGCGAGCCTGGCGCGGTGATCGTGCCCAATCCCGACCTGGAAGCCGAGTACGCCTATTCGGCCGACATCGGCATCGAGAAGTCCTTCGGCGAAAAGGTGCGCTTACAGAGCCATGCTTATCAGGTGCTGCTCGACAACGCGATGGTGCGAAGGCCGTTCACGCTGAATGGCTCAGATAGCATCGCGTACGAAGGTGAGCCCAGTCGGGTGGACGCGATCCAGAACGCGGCTCAGGCCCGTGTGATCGGAATCTCGCTCGGGATTGATGCCCGCATCGCGAAGAACCTGACGCTCGATGCGCGTTACAATTGGCAGGATGGCGTAGAGCAGGACGATGCGAGCACGACCGATGTGCCCCTGCGTCATGCACCGCCACCGTTCGGGCAAGCGGGCATCACTTGGGAGCGAAAGAAAGTGCGCGCGCAGGTATTCGTGCAGTTCAGCAGCGGCTTCACCTTCGATGAGCTTCCGCCGAGCGAGCAGGCCAAGCTGCCGATCTACGCGCTTGATGCGCAAGGACGTCCGCATTCGCCGTCTTGGCACACGCTGAATGTGCGCGCATCGTATCATGTGAGCAAGGTGGTGCAGGCATCCGGAAGCGTGGAGAACATCACGGACCAGCGCTATAGGCCCTATTCATCGGGCATCTCGGCGCCGGGAAGGAACTTCATGATCGCGCTGCGAGCAAGGTTCTGA
- the der gene encoding ribosome biogenesis GTPase Der produces MGNIVAIVGRPNVGKSTLFNRLIERREAITDPTAGTTRDRHYGKSEWNGILYSVIDTGGYIRGTDDVFEAEIRKQVMLAIDEADTILFMVDVNGGVTSADETIAELLRRSKKPVLLAANKVDTHERQYLTADFYSLGLGEVHAIAAASGAGTGDLLDELIKTFRKPTEDPEPDIPKIAIVGRPNVGKSSLVNAMLGREQSIVTPVAGTTRDTANTRWSVFGHDLILLDTAGIRKKAKVDEDIEFYSVMRSIRAIEDSDICILMLDAREAMQQQDLHILSIIQKNGKGLVVVVNKWDLIEKETNTMKAFEAEVKRRMEPFTDVPVVFTSVVEKQRLLKVMEMVMQVHEDRRRRIPTRKLNDVLLPEIERQPPPMYKSKQVTIKFIQQLPLHVPSFVFHCNLPQYIKPSYERFIENRLREHWRFTGVPIRLYFRKK; encoded by the coding sequence ATGGGAAACATCGTCGCCATCGTAGGCCGCCCCAACGTGGGCAAGAGCACCCTCTTCAACCGCTTGATCGAGCGGCGCGAGGCCATCACCGACCCTACCGCCGGCACCACGCGCGACCGCCACTACGGCAAGAGCGAATGGAACGGCATCCTCTACAGCGTGATCGACACCGGTGGCTACATCCGCGGCACCGACGATGTGTTCGAGGCCGAGATCCGCAAGCAGGTGATGCTCGCCATCGATGAGGCCGATACCATCCTCTTCATGGTGGATGTGAACGGCGGCGTGACCAGCGCCGATGAGACCATTGCGGAGCTGCTGCGCAGGAGCAAGAAGCCCGTGCTCCTCGCCGCGAACAAAGTCGATACGCACGAGCGCCAATACCTCACCGCCGATTTCTACTCACTCGGCCTTGGCGAGGTGCATGCCATCGCAGCGGCCAGCGGCGCGGGCACCGGCGACCTGCTCGATGAGTTGATCAAGACCTTCCGCAAGCCCACCGAGGATCCCGAGCCGGACATCCCCAAGATCGCCATCGTGGGCCGGCCCAACGTGGGCAAGAGCTCCTTGGTGAACGCCATGCTGGGCCGCGAGCAGAGCATCGTGACCCCGGTGGCGGGCACCACGCGCGATACCGCCAACACGCGCTGGAGCGTCTTCGGCCACGACCTCATCCTGCTCGATACCGCGGGCATCCGCAAGAAGGCCAAGGTCGATGAGGACATCGAGTTCTATAGCGTGATGCGCTCCATCCGCGCCATCGAGGACAGCGACATCTGCATCTTGATGCTCGACGCGCGCGAGGCCATGCAGCAGCAGGACCTGCACATCCTCTCCATCATCCAGAAGAACGGCAAGGGCCTGGTGGTGGTGGTGAACAAGTGGGACCTGATCGAGAAGGAGACCAACACCATGAAGGCCTTCGAGGCCGAAGTGAAGCGCCGCATGGAGCCCTTCACCGATGTGCCCGTGGTCTTCACCAGCGTGGTGGAGAAGCAGCGCCTGCTCAAGGTGATGGAGATGGTGATGCAGGTCCATGAGGACCGCAGGCGCCGGATCCCCACGCGCAAGCTCAATGATGTGCTGCTGCCCGAGATCGAGCGGCAGCCGCCGCCCATGTACAAGAGCAAGCAGGTCACCATCAAGTTCATCCAGCAGCTGCCCTTGCACGTGCCCAGCTTCGTCTTCCACTGCAACCTGCCGCAGTACATCAAGCCCAGCTACGAGCGATTCATCGAAAACCGCCTTCGCGAGCACTGGCGCTTCACCGGGGTGCCGATCCGGTTGTACTTCCGGAAGAAGTAG
- the era gene encoding GTPase Era: MPHKAGYVNIIGEPNVGKSTLLNALLGEQLVIANPKAQTTRHRILGILNGDDHQMVLSDTPGILDPQYKMHERMMSAVDEAIIDADILLVLVEIGQKPEKAENVLKRARRFKGRKVLLVNKVDAAQEAAILPALEAWQSALPEAKVVPMSALHGLNVQELKAYLIEHLPEHPPYFPKDELSDRNMRFFISELIREKVLANYKQEIPYSTQVVVNSYEEAPGIVRIQADVIVMRESQKGIVIGEGGHALRRLGTQARIAISKFIDQKVFLDLKVKVDPDWREDETKLKRYGY; encoded by the coding sequence ATGCCGCACAAGGCCGGATACGTCAACATCATCGGCGAGCCCAACGTGGGGAAGAGCACCTTGCTCAATGCCCTGTTGGGTGAGCAGCTGGTGATCGCCAACCCCAAGGCGCAGACCACGCGCCACCGCATCCTGGGCATCCTCAACGGCGACGACCACCAGATGGTGCTCAGCGATACACCCGGCATCCTCGATCCGCAATACAAGATGCACGAGCGCATGATGAGCGCCGTGGACGAGGCCATCATCGACGCCGATATCCTCCTCGTGCTGGTGGAGATCGGGCAGAAGCCCGAGAAGGCCGAGAACGTGCTCAAGCGCGCGCGCCGCTTCAAAGGCCGCAAGGTGCTGCTGGTGAATAAAGTGGACGCGGCTCAAGAAGCGGCGATCCTCCCCGCGCTGGAGGCCTGGCAAAGCGCGCTGCCCGAGGCCAAGGTGGTGCCCATGAGCGCCCTGCATGGACTGAATGTGCAGGAGCTGAAGGCCTACCTGATCGAGCACCTGCCTGAGCATCCGCCGTACTTCCCCAAGGATGAGCTGAGCGACCGCAACATGCGCTTCTTCATCAGCGAGCTGATCCGTGAGAAGGTGCTGGCCAACTACAAGCAGGAGATCCCTTACAGCACACAGGTGGTGGTGAATAGCTACGAGGAGGCCCCGGGGATCGTGCGCATCCAGGCCGATGTGATCGTGATGCGCGAGAGCCAGAAGGGCATCGTGATCGGCGAGGGTGGTCACGCGCTGCGCAGGCTCGGGACCCAGGCGCGCATCGCCATCTCCAAGTTCATCGATCAGAAGGTCTTCCTGGACCTGAAGGTGAAGGTGGATCCCGATTGGCGCGAGGATGAAACGAAACTGAAGCGATACGGATATTGA
- the gldM gene encoding gliding motility protein GldM, with product MASAKLPPRQKMINMMYLVLTAILALNVSKEVLDAFAIMDAELVRSERAHEQRSQVEYAVFADMATRFPDKFAAKHQEALRVKAMADSIVRHLEGIKTATIAKADGLAPRLLRGTDANGRDTLRALLMLEKKDDRDVLTHALVGSEPGSPRTGDGTAHGIRMRITAFRDSLKGLAGEKGQPLSASLDALFDFSDRRDASGTLNNWESINFYDVPLAAGIATLSKLQADVRAAENDMVKWLYRGAELEDYRFSTLTTAVVPQSSLIMLGDSFRADVFLAAYDPRNPAQVRLKDGQELPTGADGKAKLCVRGDAIGEQRVEGSIRFDGPKGIEEIPYAASYQVMAPLLVASPTKMNVLYRGVENPIELSVPGVPAERIQAGISTGRITRSGNGWVATGMTDSKAEVFATATLPDGSTRRIGPVVFRVKNLPPPSAYVRDKGSADTWIALNDLKNAPGVAVKTNTEFGDVWTAKSYTFSFQRGSSNPIDHVCQGAAFSSDIKQVLAKVRPGDKIVIENITAQLSNGQGPVVKLGAIALKVR from the coding sequence ATGGCCTCCGCGAAGCTCCCGCCCCGCCAGAAGATGATCAACATGATGTACCTCGTGCTCACCGCGATCCTCGCGCTGAACGTGAGCAAGGAGGTGCTCGACGCCTTTGCCATCATGGATGCCGAGCTCGTGCGGAGCGAACGCGCCCATGAGCAACGCTCGCAAGTGGAGTACGCCGTGTTCGCCGATATGGCTACGCGATTCCCCGACAAATTCGCGGCGAAGCACCAAGAAGCGTTGCGCGTGAAGGCCATGGCCGATTCGATCGTGCGGCATCTCGAGGGCATCAAGACCGCCACCATCGCCAAGGCCGATGGCCTGGCGCCCAGGCTCCTGCGTGGCACCGATGCCAATGGCCGCGACACGCTGCGTGCGCTGCTCATGCTGGAGAAGAAGGACGACCGCGATGTGCTCACGCATGCGCTCGTGGGCAGCGAGCCCGGATCGCCGCGCACCGGCGATGGCACCGCGCACGGCATCCGCATGCGCATCACGGCGTTCCGAGACAGCCTGAAGGGATTGGCGGGTGAGAAGGGCCAGCCACTATCAGCTTCGCTCGATGCCCTCTTCGACTTCAGCGACCGGCGTGATGCCAGCGGCACGCTCAACAACTGGGAGAGCATCAACTTCTATGATGTGCCCTTGGCGGCGGGCATCGCAACGCTCAGCAAGCTCCAAGCGGATGTGCGCGCTGCGGAGAACGATATGGTGAAGTGGCTCTATCGCGGCGCCGAGCTCGAGGATTACCGCTTCAGCACGCTCACCACCGCCGTGGTGCCGCAGAGCAGCCTGATCATGCTCGGCGATTCCTTCCGTGCCGATGTCTTCCTGGCCGCTTATGATCCGCGCAATCCGGCGCAAGTCAGGTTGAAGGACGGGCAAGAGTTGCCCACTGGCGCCGATGGCAAAGCCAAGCTCTGCGTGCGCGGCGACGCCATCGGTGAGCAGCGCGTGGAGGGCTCGATCCGGTTCGATGGCCCCAAGGGCATCGAGGAGATCCCTTACGCGGCTTCATACCAGGTGATGGCGCCGCTGTTAGTGGCCAGCCCCACCAAGATGAATGTGCTCTATCGCGGGGTCGAGAACCCCATCGAGCTATCGGTGCCTGGTGTTCCGGCCGAACGGATCCAAGCCGGCATCAGCACGGGCCGGATCACGCGCAGCGGCAATGGCTGGGTGGCCACGGGCATGACCGACTCCAAGGCCGAGGTTTTCGCCACCGCCACCTTGCCCGATGGCAGCACGCGCAGGATCGGGCCGGTTGTATTCAGGGTGAAGAACCTCCCTCCGCCCTCAGCATACGTGAGGGACAAGGGCTCTGCCGACACCTGGATCGCGCTCAATGACTTGAAGAACGCCCCGGGAGTGGCGGTGAAGACGAACACCGAGTTCGGGGATGTGTGGACGGCGAAGAGCTACACGTTCAGCTTTCAGCGCGGCAGCAGCAATCCGATCGATCATGTGTGCCAAGGGGCGGCGTTCAGCTCGGATATCAAGCAGGTGCTCGCCAAGGTGAGGCCGGGGGATAAGATCGTGATCGAGAACATCACGGCTCAGTTGAGCAACGGCCAAGGACCCGTGGTGAAACTCGGGGCCATTGCGCTTAAAGTCCGGTAG
- a CDS encoding ATP-binding cassette domain-containing protein gives MITVQGLTLHFGQRPMFDAVSFFIGSDDRIGLVGRNGAGKSTLLKIMAGQQPFDGGTIGKPNELTLGYLPQEMAHNLELTPWQVAEKAFEEAIALNASLERIEMALEKATTDEEAIELATMLAHAHERLNTIGAADHDMQIERMLKGIGFVEKDMHRLMSEMSGGWRMRAELARLLLIQPDLLLLDEPTNHLDLPAIQWLEDLLRTYPAALVLISHDKTFLDRLTKRTLEVVGGKLIDRKVPWSQYVELRKVEREQQAAQAKDQQRYIKETTDLINKFRAKASKAAFAQSLITKLDKLERIEVEDEDLRKMLVKFPPAPQSGKIVCEVKGVSKSYPDRKHPEQTKEIFRKAELTIAKGEHLALVGANGTGKSTLVRMIMGEEPYDGEIKLGHNVIVGYYAQDMPERMNPAGTVMETAEYAASEENRVRVRAMLGAFMFSGDDVDKKVKVLSGGERARLALCCMLLKPLNFLILDEPTHHLDIQSKDVLKNALKNYEGTFLLVSHDRDFLTGLTNRLLELDDHRIRDQHMDILELIEKRKALQGADIGKSSAAQPKTKAERTDKSEHADRRERDKERKRMQSQVARLEKQLAELEAEEKSLQAEVMRSGMPAAEVEKGYARMGEVAERIAATMKEWEEASLRMEELGEENPA, from the coding sequence ATGATCACCGTACAGGGCCTTACCCTCCACTTCGGCCAGCGGCCTATGTTCGATGCCGTCTCCTTCTTCATCGGGAGCGACGACCGCATCGGCCTTGTTGGCCGCAATGGTGCCGGCAAGAGCACCTTGCTGAAGATCATGGCCGGTCAGCAGCCTTTTGACGGCGGCACCATCGGCAAGCCCAATGAGCTCACCTTGGGCTATCTCCCACAGGAGATGGCCCACAACCTTGAGCTCACGCCCTGGCAGGTCGCGGAGAAAGCCTTCGAAGAGGCCATCGCCCTGAACGCTTCGCTGGAGCGGATCGAGATGGCGCTTGAGAAGGCCACCACTGACGAGGAGGCGATAGAGCTCGCCACGATGCTGGCGCATGCGCATGAGCGATTGAACACGATCGGCGCCGCGGACCACGACATGCAGATCGAGCGCATGCTCAAGGGCATCGGTTTCGTGGAGAAGGACATGCACCGGCTGATGAGCGAGATGAGCGGCGGCTGGCGCATGCGCGCGGAGCTCGCGCGGCTGCTGCTGATCCAGCCGGACCTGCTGCTGCTCGATGAGCCCACCAACCATTTGGATCTCCCCGCGATCCAATGGCTCGAGGATCTCCTGCGCACCTATCCGGCGGCCCTGGTGCTCATCAGCCACGACAAGACCTTCCTGGACCGGCTCACCAAGCGCACGCTGGAGGTCGTGGGCGGCAAGCTCATCGACCGCAAGGTGCCCTGGAGCCAGTATGTGGAGCTGCGCAAGGTGGAGCGCGAGCAGCAGGCCGCGCAAGCCAAGGACCAGCAGCGCTACATCAAGGAGACCACCGATCTGATCAACAAGTTCAGGGCGAAGGCCAGCAAGGCCGCGTTCGCGCAGAGCCTGATCACCAAGCTCGACAAGCTCGAGCGCATTGAAGTGGAAGACGAGGACCTGCGGAAGATGCTGGTGAAGTTCCCGCCTGCACCGCAGAGCGGCAAGATCGTGTGCGAGGTGAAGGGCGTGAGCAAGTCCTATCCTGATCGGAAGCATCCGGAGCAGACCAAGGAGATCTTCCGCAAAGCTGAGCTCACCATCGCCAAGGGCGAGCACCTCGCACTGGTGGGCGCCAACGGCACGGGCAAGTCAACCCTGGTGCGCATGATCATGGGCGAGGAGCCCTACGATGGCGAGATCAAGCTCGGGCACAACGTGATCGTGGGCTACTACGCGCAGGACATGCCGGAACGAATGAATCCGGCGGGCACGGTGATGGAGACCGCTGAGTATGCCGCCAGCGAAGAGAACCGCGTACGCGTTCGCGCCATGCTCGGCGCATTCATGTTCAGCGGCGATGATGTGGACAAGAAGGTGAAGGTGCTCAGCGGTGGCGAACGCGCCCGGTTGGCGCTCTGCTGCATGCTGCTGAAGCCCCTCAACTTCCTCATCCTTGATGAGCCCACCCACCACCTCGACATCCAGAGCAAGGATGTGCTGAAGAACGCGCTGAAGAACTACGAGGGCACCTTCCTGCTCGTGAGCCACGACCGCGACTTCCTCACCGGCCTCACCAATCGCTTGCTCGAGCTCGACGATCACCGCATCCGCGACCAGCACATGGACATCCTCGAGCTGATCGAGAAGCGCAAGGCCCTGCAGGGCGCCGACATCGGCAAGAGCAGCGCGGCGCAGCCGAAGACCAAGGCCGAGAGAACCGACAAGAGCGAGCATGCCGATCGCCGCGAGCGCGACAAGGAGCGCAAGCGTATGCAGTCGCAGGTGGCGCGCCTGGAGAAGCAGCTCGCTGAATTGGAAGCGGAAGAGAAGAGCTTGCAGGCCGAAGTGATGCGCAGCGGCATGCCCGCAGCCGAAGTGGAGAAGGGCTATGCGCGCATGGGCGAAGTGGCGGAGCGCATCGCTGCGACGATGAAGGAGTGGGAAGAGGCTTCGCTGCGGATGGAGGAGCTGGGGGAGGAGAATCCGGCCTGA
- the gldN gene encoding gliding motility protein GldN: MEPAQGHRSLFDVIRPALLKDVTLTVHAPGVLANDDSLNHPMLRGEVDSVLNPMVNVWTPSLDDPEMPFPVAQPDPITAVQVTRDQIKEDWVFEKQRGVMDERIIGIAPMKEVRGEDGELRGHAPLFRLYDPELRHVLANAEEFNPRNDGGRTTVDQWLESRRFSSFLVKESNARDRRIREHAQGLDGLLEGEAIKERRFPFEHDLWIC, encoded by the coding sequence TTGGAACCGGCCCAAGGCCATCGCAGCCTCTTCGATGTGATCCGCCCAGCCCTGTTGAAGGACGTTACGCTCACAGTGCATGCGCCTGGCGTGCTGGCCAACGACGACTCCTTGAACCACCCGATGCTCCGTGGTGAAGTCGACTCGGTGCTGAACCCCATGGTGAATGTGTGGACACCGAGCCTCGACGACCCGGAAATGCCCTTCCCCGTGGCGCAGCCCGATCCCATCACCGCAGTGCAGGTCACGCGCGATCAGATCAAGGAGGATTGGGTCTTCGAAAAGCAGCGCGGCGTGATGGACGAGCGCATCATCGGCATCGCCCCGATGAAAGAAGTGCGCGGTGAGGACGGCGAACTGCGCGGCCACGCACCGCTTTTCCGGCTCTACGACCCGGAGCTTCGGCATGTGCTGGCCAATGCCGAGGAATTCAATCCTCGGAATGATGGTGGCCGGACCACCGTCGATCAATGGCTTGAGTCGAGGCGCTTCAGCAGCTTCTTGGTAAAGGAGAGCAACGCTCGCGACCGGCGCATCAGGGAGCATGCCCAAGGATTGGACGGACTGCTCGAAGGCGAAGCGATTAAAGAGCGCCGCTTCCCATTCGAGCACGACCTCTGGATTTGCTGA
- the gldN gene encoding gliding motility protein GldN, whose product MPLRSGLLFIALCACGPAVAQGTLDPDDPCRGDGIVRPYAPLREADVMWHRRVWRVIDLSEPTNQLLARPAVGATRCRSLIEVIRHGVRDEGGIRAFLAGGDGLDDGFRTVLGRTPLMHDLAALDTLPGIAVSRYMIKEDWIFDKARSVMEVRIIGLAPMKEVRGELGELRGYRPMFWLYYPECRQLFAWWVAGKGPEGSPVTFETVLNRRLFRGTITKVSNMQDRAINGTSMSLDALLESDAVRRQLEAIGFDLWHY is encoded by the coding sequence ATGCCCCTCCGGAGCGGATTACTCTTCATTGCCCTTTGCGCATGCGGACCGGCCGTGGCGCAGGGCACGCTGGATCCAGATGATCCCTGCCGTGGCGATGGCATCGTAAGGCCGTACGCCCCGCTGCGCGAAGCCGACGTGATGTGGCATCGGCGCGTTTGGCGCGTGATCGACCTATCCGAACCGACGAACCAATTGCTCGCAAGACCTGCTGTTGGCGCCACGCGCTGTCGCAGCCTGATTGAGGTGATCCGTCACGGTGTGCGAGATGAAGGAGGCATCAGGGCCTTCCTTGCGGGCGGGGATGGATTGGATGATGGATTCCGCACCGTCCTCGGGAGAACTCCGCTCATGCACGATCTAGCGGCTTTGGACACCCTGCCTGGAATCGCCGTCAGCCGCTACATGATCAAGGAGGATTGGATATTCGACAAAGCGCGTTCGGTGATGGAAGTGCGCATCATCGGACTGGCGCCCATGAAAGAGGTTCGTGGCGAACTGGGCGAATTACGCGGCTATCGCCCTATGTTCTGGCTCTATTACCCGGAATGCCGACAGCTGTTCGCGTGGTGGGTGGCCGGAAAAGGCCCCGAAGGATCGCCGGTGACCTTCGAGACAGTCTTAAACCGACGCCTCTTCCGTGGAACCATCACCAAGGTGAGCAACATGCAGGATCGCGCGATCAACGGCACCAGCATGAGCCTCGATGCACTGCTGGAGAGCGATGCAGTTCGCCGGCAGCTCGAGGCCATTGGATTCGACCTCTGGCATTATTGA
- the gldN gene encoding gliding motility protein GldN yields MRKLMNLMMALALLAGALATPGAMAQTVLDGAYIKEHTKTKRVVPYTHIREADVMWHRRVWRTLDLREKINHPLYYPTSPLNDRRSLFDVIRQGLMVDGSITAYDPGALADDDEFKKAFLPTELKDLFSRLDTQYTESLVTGDMEMVVQTIDLESRDIKMYKLKEDWIFDKQRSTLDIRIIGLAPMKEVRGEDGEVRGYRPLFWLYYPECRYVFANWDAFNRENDAERRSFEDIFWKRQFSSYITKWSNVYDRQISDYKTGLDALLEGEEIKQALFELEHDLWNF; encoded by the coding sequence ATGAGGAAGCTGATGAACCTGATGATGGCGCTGGCCCTTCTGGCTGGTGCCTTGGCCACGCCCGGCGCGATGGCCCAGACAGTGCTCGATGGCGCCTACATCAAGGAGCACACGAAGACCAAGCGCGTTGTGCCTTACACGCACATCCGTGAGGCCGACGTGATGTGGCACCGTCGCGTCTGGCGCACGCTTGACCTGCGTGAGAAGATCAACCACCCGCTGTATTACCCCACCAGTCCGCTCAATGACCGCCGCAGCCTATTCGATGTGATTCGTCAGGGCCTTATGGTCGATGGCTCGATCACCGCCTACGACCCCGGCGCGCTAGCCGATGATGACGAGTTCAAGAAGGCCTTCCTGCCCACCGAGCTGAAGGACCTCTTCAGCCGACTCGATACTCAGTACACTGAGAGCCTTGTGACCGGCGACATGGAGATGGTGGTGCAGACCATCGACCTCGAGAGCCGCGACATCAAGATGTACAAGCTCAAGGAGGATTGGATCTTCGACAAGCAGCGCAGCACCCTCGACATCCGCATCATCGGCCTGGCGCCGATGAAAGAGGTGCGCGGCGAGGATGGCGAGGTGCGCGGCTACCGTCCGCTCTTCTGGCTCTACTACCCCGAGTGCCGTTACGTGTTCGCGAACTGGGATGCCTTCAACCGTGAGAATGATGCAGAACGCCGCAGCTTCGAGGACATCTTCTGGAAGCGGCAGTTCAGCAGCTACATCACCAAGTGGAGCAATGTGTACGACCGCCAGATCAGTGATTACAAGACAGGCCTCGATGCTTTGCTCGAGGGCGAGGAGATCAAGCAAGCGCTCTTCGAGCTCGAGCACGATCTCTGGAATTTCTGA